Proteins encoded together in one Triticum dicoccoides isolate Atlit2015 ecotype Zavitan chromosome 7B, WEW_v2.0, whole genome shotgun sequence window:
- the LOC119335809 gene encoding jacalin-related lectin 3-like yields the protein MQGSVLRMGPCGGGGGHDRDMDMRGVNRVVKLVVRHGDTVDAISVLYERNGREEWTDLWGGQGGTLSEICLRPDEHFTGVVGHYGEFDGSFAVRSLTFVSNARSFGPYGQEDGVPFALPAAGGKILGFHARSARRLDALGTYVKMADQSTHTPQK from the exons ATGCAGGGGTCCGTTTTGAGAATGGGgccatgcggcggcggcggcggccacgacAGGGACATGGACATGCGCGGCGTCAACCGTGTTGTCAAGCTGGTCGTCCGCCACGGCGACACCGTCGACGCCATCTCCGTCCTGTACGAGCGGAACGGCCGGGAGGAGTGGACCGACCTGTGGGGAGGACAAGGGGGGACGCTCTCCGAG ATCTGCCTGCGGCCGGACGAGCACTTCACCGGCGTCGTGGGCCACTACGGCGAGTTTGATGGCAGCTTCGCCGTGAGGTCGCTCACTTTCGTCAGCAACGCCCGAAGCTTCGGGCCGTACGGGCAGGAGGATGGCGTGCCGTTCGCGCTTCCTGCGGCCGGCGGCAAGATCCTCGGCTTCCACGCGCGCTCTGCCCGCCGCCTGGACGCGCTCGGCACCTACGTCAAGATGGCTGATCAGTCGACACATACCCCACAGAAGTGA